The Epinephelus lanceolatus isolate andai-2023 chromosome 8, ASM4190304v1, whole genome shotgun sequence genome includes a window with the following:
- the haus7 gene encoding HAUS augmin-like complex subunit 7 — MAGALKEEHLARHVYASLQAVSCPLVEGLYLQEADSMLQLLCTPSQHRTDILAWICGSINPNFANSKAMSVRAKDPDVLTKEMAVLGQELMLCRADDLDLIKGDSSPHRQLQFQEQLLTLVPGCKKSAGHRMDPEMLLNELYAAENLPHFTHMLKPTLDPWPAHIKALSKGTKSSHKPSREEAADVATLLQLTRSTLEQLQSECEFLSNEAQSPGVFSPSSLRVAACDFQQLMATFSHVFETDLRTYCSRDPPSFSTETVVFQRIHQLLLAFMMELEMLKEVSEASVSVNEDVNQLETQPCYQSRGERRKLPEQLEELRRRIRDFSALLHS; from the exons atggcGGGTGCTTTGAAGGAAGAACATCTTGCACGACATGTTTATGCTTCATTACAG gcTGTATCTTGTCCCTTGGTGGAAGGTTTGTACCTGCAGGAAGCGGACAgcatgctgcagctgctgtgtacTCCCTCTCAGCACCGCACCGACATACTGGCATGGATCTGCGGCAG TATCAACCCAAACTTTGCCAATTCCAAAGCGATGTCAGTAAGAGCCAAAGACCCAGATGTTTTGACTAAAG AAATGGCTGTGCTTGGGCAGGAGCTGATGCTGTGCAGAGCAGATGACCTGGACCTGATCAAG GGTGATTCAAGTCCTCACCGGCAGCTTCAGTTCCAGGAGCAGCTATTAACTTTAGTACCTGGCTGCAAGAAGTCTGCAGGCCACAGAATGGATCCAGAGATGCTCCTGAATGAGCTCTACGCTGCTGAGAACCTGCCTCACTTCACACATATGCTCAAACCAACACTCGATCCCTGGCCTGCACACATCAA GGCTTTAAGCAAGGGCACCAAGTCATCTCATAAGCCGAGTAGAGAAGAGGCTGCTGATGTTGCCACCCTTCTACAGCTGACGCGATCAACACTGGAGCAGCTACAGTCAGAG TGTGAATTCCTGAGCAATGAGGCACAGAGTCCTGGTGTCTTCTCTCCAAGCTCCCTGCGCGTGGCGGCATGTGACTTCCAGCAGTTGATGGCTACCTTCAGCCATGTTTTCGAAACCGACTTGAGAACTTACTGCAGTAGAGATCCCCCCAGCTTCAGCACAGAGACTGTTGTCTTCCAGAGGATACACCAATTACTGCTGGCATTCATGATG GAGTTGGAAATGCTAAAGGAAGTATCAGAAGCTTCTGTATCTGTGAATGAGGATGTGAACCAGCTAGAAACACAGCCTTGCTACCAAAGCCGAGGAGAGAGGCGCAAGTTAC